DNA from Arthrobacter sp. FW305-BF8:
AGGACTTTTTGTCCAGATATCGTCCTCTAATGCCCCCTCAGGGCGCGCTATCTGGACAAAAACTCCCGGGTCCTCAGAGGTGCTCATGCGGCTGTTCCTTTTTCTCCGCCGCCTTGTACGCGGTTGGTGGGTGTGTTGGACGGTGTCGAGGTTGCCGGGGCGCCGTCGCCAGCGGGAGCGGATCGTCGCTTCGGGTGAGGCTGTGCCAGCTGGTGTTGTCCGCGGTGAGGCGCTCCCCGCATTCGGTGCAGGTGTCGGCCGAGCCCGTGCTCTGCCCGCACGTTGCGTGGATGACGTACATGTGGGCCTGCTCGGACGGCGCCTGCAGGTGCTTTTCTGACCAGATCACGACGGCGTTGAGCACCGGCAGGGCGTCCTCACCCTTGGCGGTGAGGACGTACTCCTGGCGGGTCCGTCCGCCGTCGTCGTAGGGCTGTTTTGCCAGCAGGCCGGACTCCACGAGGGAGGCGAGCCGCCGGGTGAGGACTGAGTCCGCCACCTGGAGGCGCGTCTTCATCGCGTCGAAGCGGCCGTTGCCGAAGAAGACCTCGCGGAGGACCAGCATGCCCCAGGGGTCGCCGAAAATGTCCAGGCCGCGGGCCATGCTGCAGTTGCGCGTCGACCAGTCGGAGCGGAGAGCCATGCTGCGACACTAGCTGACTTTCTTGAAGAAAGCTACCCTTCGCCGTGTGGGCGGATCCCCGACCGCGAGGGCCGGTACGCAGCGGCCCAGTACACCAGAAGCGCCACGCCGCAGAGCACGCCCAGGCTGGAGACCATGAGCGGCCATTGCGTCTGCGGGTTCACGCCCCACACCTCGGCCCCGGCGGCCATCGCGAGGTCCTTGGGCGCAAGGTAGAAGGCCACGGCCGACGCCGCCACCACCAGCCAGCCGGCCAGCCGCATCAGGCCGGTCCTGGAGGGCACGCGGTGCATCGCGAAGGCCATGGACGGCAGTGCCACGGCGATCCATACCCAGTGGTGGGACCACGAGACGGGGCTGACCAGGAGCATGAGCACGGCGGTCGCGGACACCGCCACGAAGTTTTCCTCCACGGCCACCGCCCACCTGATCACCAGGGCCGTGAGTCCGGCCAGGGCCAGGGCCAGCACCAACCAAAGCAGGCTGGTGAACCCCGAGTCCGGCAGCCCGGCGTGGAGCAGCAACCCCTTCAGCGACAGGTTGTCCACGTACCCCGGATCACCGATGCGCCCCGTGTTGGGCAGGATCTCGGTCCAGAACGTCACCGAGGCGTGGGGCAGTGCGGCCCAGGCCACGGCGATGGAGCCGAGGAAGCCGGCCGCCATCCAGCCCAGTGCCTTGAAATCGCGGCGCACCAGGAAATACAGGCCAAACGCCAGCGGTGTCAGCTTGATGCCGGCAGCGACGCCGACCAGCAGGCCGGCAGGCCACCGGATCCCACCCGCCCGCGTTTTCCCGTGCAGCGCGAAGTCGGTCAGGATCAGGCCCATCAGGATGATGTTGATCTGCCCGAATACGAAGGTGTCACGCCACGGCCCCAGCAGCACGATGGCCCCGGTTCCGGCCAGGGCCACAGTCCGGAACCGCCAGTCCGCAAAGGCCTCCTGCCAGCGGGTCAGGCCGAAGTAGTGCCGGGCGAGCCAGGCGGATACCACCGCGGCCCCGCCCAGCGCGGCCCAGATGAAGAGCTGCCCGCTTTGGCCCAGACCCATGGTGGCCAGACCAGCGAACAGCAGCGCGGCGAACGGCGGATAGGTGAACGGCAGGCCGTCCCGGGGCGCGTACAGCTCGCTGATGCCGGTCTCGCCGGTTTGCAGCACCTTGGTGCCGCCGTAGTAGTAGACCTCGAAGTCGTTCATGGCCGGGGCATACCCGGCGTACAGCCACAGCAAAGCGAGGACGACGGCGGCGGCACCGCCCGCCGTCGCCAGCCAGCCGAGGACAACCCGGCGCGCATTACCCTGGCTGCCGGCCCCCTCTCGGGTCCCGGCACCCTCCTGCGTCCGCGGCGAGGCCGTCACTGGATGTGCGTGAAGGCTTGCTCAAGGTCGGCGATGAGATCCTCGACGTCCTCGATGCCGCAGGAGAGCCTGATGAGGTTCACGGGGACGGCCAGCTCGGTGCCCTTGACCGAGGCATGGGTCATCTCCGACGGGTAGTTCATCAGCGACTCGATGCCGCCCAGCGATTCCGCCAGGGTGAAGACCGACGTCGATTCGGCCACCTTCCGGGCAGCGGCCTCGCCGCCCTTGAACTGCACGGAGATCATGCCGCCGAACTTCTTCATCTGCTTCTTGGCCAGCTCGTGCCCGGGGTGCGAGGGCAGGCCCGGGTACAGGACCGCTTCCACCTCGGGGCGTTCGAGGAGCCATTCGGCCACGGCCTGGGCGTTGTCGCTGTGCCGGTCCATGCGCACGCCCAGGGTCTTGAGCCCGCGCGTGGTGAGGAACGCGTCCATCGGGCCGGACACGGCACCCACGGCGAACTGCACGAAGCCAATCTTCTCGGCCAGCTCGGCGTCCTTGACCACGATCGCGCCGCCCACCACGTCGGAGTGGCCGCCGATGTACTTGGTGGTGGAGTGCACCACGACGTCGGCACCCAGGTCCAGCGGGGTCTGCAGGTAGGGCGACGCGAAGGTGTTGTCGACGATCAGGAGGGCCCCGGCGTCGTGCGCCACCTTGGCGAGCGCCTCAATATCGGTGATTTTCATCATCGGGTTGGACGGGGTCTCCACCCAGACGAACCGGGTCTTGTTGGCGGCAACCGCGGCCTGCACGGCATCGAGGTCGGCCATGTCCACCGGGGTGTTGCCGATCCCCCAGTCCCCCAGCACGCGGCTGATCAGCCGGTAAGTGCCGCCGTAGGCGTCGTTGCCGAGCACGATGTGGTCGCCGGGCCGCATCAGGGCGCGGATGAGGGAATCCTCGGCGGCGAGTCCTGAGCTGAAGGAGTAGGCGTGCGTACCCCGCTCCAGCGCCGCGAGCTGCTGCTGCAGGGCGTCGCGGGTGGGGTTGCCGCCGCGGCCGTATTCGTAGCCGTCCCGCAGATTGCCGATGCCGTCCTGGGCATAGGTCGAGCTGAAGTGCAGGGGCGGAACGACGGCGCCGGTGCGCGGCTCGAATGCCTGGCCGGCGTGCACGGCGCGGGTGTTGAATCCGTGGTTCTCTTCAGACATGGGGCTCCTTCGATCAGTTGCTGAGGTAGGCGAGGAGGTCGTGGCGGGTCAGGATGCCGATGGGCGCGCCAACGAATGTCACCATCACGGTGTCGACGTCGGAGAGCAGCTCGCGGGCGGCGGAAATGGTTTCGAGCGAGCCGATCACCGGCAGCTTCTCCCCCATGTGCTCGGCGATCTTGTCCGTCAGCTTGGCCTCGCCGCGGAACAGCTTAGCGGTCAGGGTCCGTTCATCCACGGCCCCGAGGACTTCGCCCATCACCACGGGCGGCTCCGCGGAGAGGACCGGGATGTGGCTGACGCCGAACTCGTTCATGATGTTGATGACGTCGCGGACAGTTTCGTTGGGGTGGATGTGCACCAGGTCCGGCAGTTCGCCCGTCTTGGACTTGATGACCTCGCCGACGGAGGCCTCCTCGCCGCCGGAGAGGAAGCCGTAGGAGCGCATCCACTGGTCGTTGAAGATCTTGGCAAGGTAGCCGCGGCCGGAGTCGGGCAGGATCACCACCACCACAGCGTCCTCGGGGAGGTCCCGGGCCGTGCGCAGGGCGGCCACCACGGCCATGCCGGAGGACCCGCCCACCAGCAGGCCCTCTTCGCGCGCCAGCCGCCGGGTCATCTCGAAGGAGTCGGCGTCGCTGACCGCCAGGACCTCGTCCGGGACCGACTTGTCGTAGTTGCCGGGCCACATGTCCTCGCCCACGCCCTCGACGAAGTAGGGGCGACCGGAGCCGCCCGAGTAGACAGAGCCTTCGGGATCGGCCCCGATGATCCTGACCCGGCCGCCGTCTGACTCCGGTCGGTCCGCCGACACTTCCTTGAGGTAGCGGCCGGTGCCGGTGATGGTGCCGCCGGTGCCGGCGCCGATGACGCAGTGGGTCACCTTGCCGTCGGTGTCCCGCCAGATCTCGGGGCCAGTGGTCTCGTAGTGGCTCAGCGGCGCTGCGGGGTTGGAGAACTGGTCCGGCTTGTACGCGCCGGGGATCTCCGTGACCAGGCGGTCGGACACGCCGTAGTAACTTTGCGGGCTGTCAGGCTCGACGGCGGTGGGCGTCACCACCACTTCGGCGCCGTAGGCCGCCAGGACAGCACGTTTGTCCTCACCCACCTTGTCCGGGACCACGAAGATGCACTTGTAGCCCTTTTGCTGCGCCACCAGAGCCAGGCCGACGCCGGTGTTCCCGGAGGTGGGCTCGATGATGGTGCCGCCTGGCTTGAGCTTGCCGTCACGCTCGGCTTCCTCGACCATCTTCGCCGCGATGCGGTCCTTTATGGAGCCGCCGGGGTTCACGTATTCCAGCTTCACGAGGACGGTGGCCTTGACGCCCTCGGTGACGTGGTTGAGCTTGATGAGCGGGGTGTTGCCGATGAGGTCCAGGACAGACTGGGCGTACTTCATGGGTACCAACTTACCGTCTTGGGCTGGCTGGTTGTCCCAGCGGCTTTCGGTGCGAAGATTGGGCCGTGGCGCGCCTGCAAATACCGAAGAATGTGCGGAGCTATCTTCTGCCAGGCTTTATGCTGCTTGCCGGGACCGGCTGCCTGGCTGGCGGCCTCCTGCCCTGGCCCGCGTTCGGGCAGCTGGCCGGACGCACGGCCCCCATCCTGGCCTTCGTCGTGGCGATGACCGTCGTCACGGAGCTGGTTGATGCTGCGGGCCTGTTCCGCGTGGTGACGGACCGCATTGCGGCACTCGGCCGGGGCAGGGTCTTCCTGCTGTGGCTCTTGGTGCTGGCCTTGTCCTCCGTCGCCACGGCTTTTCTGTCGCTCGATACCACCGCGGTGCTGGTGACTCCCGTGGTGGTGCTGCTCGCCGTCCACGCGAAGATCCCGCCCCTGCCCTTCGCCCTGACCACGGTGTGGCTGGCCAACACCGCGTCGCTGTTCCTGCCGGTCTCCAACCTCACGAACCTGTTGGCGCAGTCAAACATGTCACTGAGCCCGCTGGGATTCGCCAAACTGATGTGGGCGCCTGCCGTCGTCGGCCTCCTGGTGCCTGCGCTGCTGCTCTGGCTGGCCTTCCACCGGGAACTGAGTGGCCGTTACGGGCCGCAGCCGGCCCACGCGCCCGGCGACCGGACACTGCTCCGGGCATCGGGCGGAATGCTGCTCGTGCTGCTGCCGGCACTGGTTTCGGGGATTCCCGTGGCGGTGCCTGCGGCGCTCGCGGCCGGGTTCCTGGTGGCTCTGTTCCTGTGGCGGCGGCCGGCGGCCCTACGCTGGTCGATGCTGCCATGGCGCCCGCTGATACTGACCGCCGGGCTGTTCATGGTGGTTGAAACTTTCCACGCGCACGGCCTCACCGAGGCACTGGCACCGGCCGCCGGGGCCGGCGAGACCTTCCTGGACCTGCTGCGCCTCGCAGCGCTGGGCGCCGCCTCCGCGAACATCGCCAACAACCTTCCCGCCTACCTGGCCCTGGAGCCCGTGGCCGGATCGCCGCTGCGGCTGGGCGCACTCCTGATCGGGGTGAACCTGGGCCCGCTCATTTCGCCCTGGGCGTCCCTCGCCACACTCCTGTGGCACGAGCGGCTGCAGAGCCTCAACCTGCGCGTGCGCTGGGGCGGCTTCGCTGTTGCCGGCCTGGCCGCCGTTGTCCTCGCCCTTCCGTTGGCCGTCCTGGCACTGTGGCTGGGGAACGGGATGCCATAGTCGCTTCCCTGCGCCGTGCCGTTGCCGTTCCCGCGCTCTGGCTAAGGTACTAGCCACGGCCTGCCTGGGCAGGGCAAGCTGGCATCGGCACCCGTGGCCGGGCGCCGCTCCTCAGCGTCGTTGAAAGGAACTGTGCCTTGGACTGGACCCTCGAAGTTGTTGTGCTGCCCGTGAGTGACATCAGCCGTGCCGTGGAGTTCTACCGGGACAAAGTCGGCTTCAACCTTGACCA
Protein-coding regions in this window:
- a CDS encoding SLC13 family permease — translated: MLLAGTGCLAGGLLPWPAFGQLAGRTAPILAFVVAMTVVTELVDAAGLFRVVTDRIAALGRGRVFLLWLLVLALSSVATAFLSLDTTAVLVTPVVVLLAVHAKIPPLPFALTTVWLANTASLFLPVSNLTNLLAQSNMSLSPLGFAKLMWAPAVVGLLVPALLLWLAFHRELSGRYGPQPAHAPGDRTLLRASGGMLLVLLPALVSGIPVAVPAALAAGFLVALFLWRRPAALRWSMLPWRPLILTAGLFMVVETFHAHGLTEALAPAAGAGETFLDLLRLAALGAASANIANNLPAYLALEPVAGSPLRLGALLIGVNLGPLISPWASLATLLWHERLQSLNLRVRWGGFAVAGLAAVVLALPLAVLALWLGNGMP
- a CDS encoding winged helix-turn-helix transcriptional regulator, which produces MALRSDWSTRNCSMARGLDIFGDPWGMLVLREVFFGNGRFDAMKTRLQVADSVLTRRLASLVESGLLAKQPYDDGGRTRQEYVLTAKGEDALPVLNAVVIWSEKHLQAPSEQAHMYVIHATCGQSTGSADTCTECGERLTADNTSWHSLTRSDDPLPLATAPRQPRHRPTHPPTAYKAAEKKEQPHEHL
- a CDS encoding cystathionine beta-synthase, with protein sequence MKYAQSVLDLIGNTPLIKLNHVTEGVKATVLVKLEYVNPGGSIKDRIAAKMVEEAERDGKLKPGGTIIEPTSGNTGVGLALVAQQKGYKCIFVVPDKVGEDKRAVLAAYGAEVVVTPTAVEPDSPQSYYGVSDRLVTEIPGAYKPDQFSNPAAPLSHYETTGPEIWRDTDGKVTHCVIGAGTGGTITGTGRYLKEVSADRPESDGGRVRIIGADPEGSVYSGGSGRPYFVEGVGEDMWPGNYDKSVPDEVLAVSDADSFEMTRRLAREEGLLVGGSSGMAVVAALRTARDLPEDAVVVVILPDSGRGYLAKIFNDQWMRSYGFLSGGEEASVGEVIKSKTGELPDLVHIHPNETVRDVINIMNEFGVSHIPVLSAEPPVVMGEVLGAVDERTLTAKLFRGEAKLTDKIAEHMGEKLPVIGSLETISAARELLSDVDTVMVTFVGAPIGILTRHDLLAYLSN
- a CDS encoding glycosyltransferase 87 family protein, translated to MTASPRTQEGAGTREGAGSQGNARRVVLGWLATAGGAAAVVLALLWLYAGYAPAMNDFEVYYYGGTKVLQTGETGISELYAPRDGLPFTYPPFAALLFAGLATMGLGQSGQLFIWAALGGAAVVSAWLARHYFGLTRWQEAFADWRFRTVALAGTGAIVLLGPWRDTFVFGQINIILMGLILTDFALHGKTRAGGIRWPAGLLVGVAAGIKLTPLAFGLYFLVRRDFKALGWMAAGFLGSIAVAWAALPHASVTFWTEILPNTGRIGDPGYVDNLSLKGLLLHAGLPDSGFTSLLWLVLALALAGLTALVIRWAVAVEENFVAVSATAVLMLLVSPVSWSHHWVWIAVALPSMAFAMHRVPSRTGLMRLAGWLVVAASAVAFYLAPKDLAMAAGAEVWGVNPQTQWPLMVSSLGVLCGVALLVYWAAAYRPSRSGIRPHGEG
- a CDS encoding cystathionine gamma-synthase codes for the protein MSEENHGFNTRAVHAGQAFEPRTGAVVPPLHFSSTYAQDGIGNLRDGYEYGRGGNPTRDALQQQLAALERGTHAYSFSSGLAAEDSLIRALMRPGDHIVLGNDAYGGTYRLISRVLGDWGIGNTPVDMADLDAVQAAVAANKTRFVWVETPSNPMMKITDIEALAKVAHDAGALLIVDNTFASPYLQTPLDLGADVVVHSTTKYIGGHSDVVGGAIVVKDAELAEKIGFVQFAVGAVSGPMDAFLTTRGLKTLGVRMDRHSDNAQAVAEWLLERPEVEAVLYPGLPSHPGHELAKKQMKKFGGMISVQFKGGEAAARKVAESTSVFTLAESLGGIESLMNYPSEMTHASVKGTELAVPVNLIRLSCGIEDVEDLIADLEQAFTHIQ